Proteins found in one Lagopus muta isolate bLagMut1 chromosome 18, bLagMut1 primary, whole genome shotgun sequence genomic segment:
- the GRIN2C gene encoding glutamate receptor ionotropic, NMDA 2C isoform X2: MWHWETAPCTPKGAELEGTGLRSSPPHIQPPREESPPFAGVTQCWGGAWGSVPKWMGVKGCVHPRRDTAVDMGRAPAHTLLLSLVLGCSAAFTDVLLPGPAEPVVNVAVVFGGTSYPLHIRSRLSPQSFLDMPLEIHPITVVVNNTNPSTLLTHICDVLASHKIHGIVFEDNVGTEAVAQILDFISSQTQVPIISISGGSAVVLSPKEPSSAFLQLGVSIEQQIQVIFKVLEEYDWSSFAVITSLYPGYNIFLELIRSFTDASYFGWELQDVLTFEMSQERSSSRTQRLLRQLDAQVLLVYCSRDEAEFLFEMAGQAGLVGPGYIWIVPSLTVGNMELPPTSFPVGLISVVTESWKLSLRQKVRDGVAIIAMGAASFFRAHGFLPDVGRDCRAPAAAANASFYRHLLNVTWEHRDFSFNEGGYLVRPTMVVISLNQHRLWEMVGKWEHGIIHMKYPVWPRYGSFLQPVVDNRHLTVATLEERPFVIVENTDPSTGVCVRNTVPCRKQTNASASSDGLADPYTKLCCKGFCIDILKKLAKTVKFSYDLYLVTNGKHGKIVRGVWNGMIGEVYYKRADMAIGSLTINEERSEIVDFSVPFVETGISVMVARSNGTVSPSAFLEPYSPAVWVMMFVMCLTVVAVTVFVFEYFSPVGYNQNLTSGKRPGGPTFTIGKSVWLLWALVFNNSVPIENPKGTTSKIMVLIWAFFAVIFLASYTANLAAFMIQEQYIDTVSGLSDRKFQRPQEQYPPFRFGTVPNGSTERNIRSNYPDMHTHMVKYNQRSVEDALTSLKMGKLDAFIYDAAVLNYMAGKDEGCKLVTIGSGKVFATTGYGIALQKDSRWKRAIDLALLQFLGDGETQKLETVWLSGICQNEKNEVMSSKLDIDNMAGVFYMLLVAMGLSLLVFAWEHLVYWKLRHSVPKSHKFDFLLAISRGIYSCFSGVQTLGSPGRAPTPDVTASSAQANVLKMLQAAKDMVSTASVGGSLEHATRTIEDWSSRSEHLQTTFSLRTPQLVVQNSTGTHRGPSCGPPHPERLHRVYVPKGPPRGLPLPIPVDSREERWRGPSERTARVLHPVKLQGGGAADRALPGPFPHLPAKAAPDGDFEEHALMGNHIGAPTPPGKLPPPDIYREHRRADRPPTAPLLCGDGAGTASRPLPASEARREAGNASLPLACARGSFPKAARTCRAAAEREQPSRRASADRASRERGEKRRGAGLRRCGARPPAARGDVPDLFPEAEAAHGCGPRCPEAAGRLAGPGRAPRSPLARLPSYREACRQKPRGTACAPYACADSFAHPPLCLGRSSREHPEVPGGSRGPGRWDGAHRDWGRRGEPGWPRAVGAEWLAARGVTSPCAGGSWRRVSSLESEV, encoded by the exons ATGTGGCACTGGGAGACAGCACCCTGTACTCCCAAAGGGGCTGAGCTGGAGGGCACAGGCCTACGGTcatccccaccccacatccaGCCTCCAAGGGAGGAGAGTCCCCCTTTCGCTGGGGTCACCCAGTGCTGGGGTGGTGCGTGGGGCAGTGTCCCCAAATGGATGGGTGTGAAGGGCTGTGTCCATCCTCGCAGGGACACGGCGGTGGACATGGGCAGAGCGCCGGCGCACACTCTGCTGCTGTCGTTGGTGCTGGGCTGCTCGGCTGCCTTCACCGATGTGCTGCTGCCCGGCCCTGCAGAGCCAGTGGTCAACGTGGCCGTGGTGTTTGGGGGCACGTCCTACCCGCTGCACATCCGCTCCCGCCTGAGTCCCCAGAGCTTCCTGGACATGCCCCTGGAGATCCACCCCATCACCGTTGTTGTCAACAACACCAACCCCAGCACCCTCCTCACCCACATCTGCGACGTGCTGGCCAGCCACAAGATCCACGGCATTGTCTTCGAGGACAACGTTGGCACGGAAGCAGTGGCCCAGATCCTTGACTTCATCTCCTCTCAGACCCAGGTCCCCATCATCAGCATCAGCGGGGGCTCTGCGGTGGTCCTCAGCCCCAAG GAGCCCAGCtcagccttcctgcagctgggcGTCTCCATTGAGCAGCAGATCCAGGTGATCTTCAAGGTGCTGGAGGAATACGACTGGAGCTCCTTTGCCGTCATCACCAGCCTCTACCCGGGCTACAACATCTTCCTGGAGCTCATTCGCTCCTTCACTGATGCCAGCTACTtcggctgggagctgcaggacgTGCTCACCTTCGAGATGAGCCAGGAGCGGAGCAGCTCCAGGACGCAGCGGCTCCTGCGGCAGCTTGATGCCCAGGTGCTCCTGGTCTACTGCTCACGGGACGAGGCTGAGTTCCTCTTTGAGATGGCTGGACAAGCCGGGCTGGTGGGGCCGGGCTACATCTGGATCGTGCCCAGCCTCACGGTGGGCAACATGGAGCTGCCGCCCACCTCCTTCCCCGTCGGCCTCATCAGCGTGGTGACAGAGAGCTGGAAGCTGAGTCTGCGGCAGAAGGTGCGGGACGGGGTGGCCATCATTGCCAtgggggcagccagcttctTCCGAGCCCACGGCTTCCTCCCGGATGTGGGACGGGACTGTCGGGCGCCCGCTGCTGCTGCCAACGCCAGCTTCTACCG GCACCTCCTCAACGTGACGTGGGAGCACAGGGACTTCTCCTTCAACGAGGGCGGTTACCTGGTCAGGCCCACCATGGTGGTGATCTCGCTCAACCAACACCGGCTCTGGGAGATG GTGGGGAAGTGGGAGCACGGCATCATCCACATGAAGTACCCGGTGTGGCCCCGCTACggctccttcctgcagcccgTGGTGGACAACCGGCACCTGACGGTGGCCACGCTGGAGGAGCGGCCCTTCGTCATCGTGGAGAACACCGACCCCAGCACCGGCGTCTGCGTGCGCAACACCGTGCCCTGCCGCAAACAGACCAATGCCTCGGCCAG CAGTGATGGCCTCGCAGACCCCTACACCAAGCTGTGCTGCAAAGGCTTCTGCATCGACATCCTGAAGAAGTTGGCCAAGACGGTGAAGTTCTCCTACGACCTCTACCTGGTGACCAATGGCAAGCACGGCAAGATCGTGCGCGGGGTGTGGAACGGCATGATTGGTGAG GTGTATTACAAGCGTGCAGACATGGCCATCGGATCCCTCACCATCAATGAGGAGCGCTCCGAGATCGTGGACTTCTCTGTGCCCTTCGTGGAGACTGGAATCAGTGTGATGGTGGCCAGGAGCAACGGCACTGTCTCACCCTCTGCCTTCCTGG AGCCCTACAGCCCAGCCGTGTGGGTGATGATGTTTGTGATGTGTCTGACCGTGGTGGCCGTCACTGTCTTTGTGTTCGAGTATTTCAGCCCTGTTGGTTACAACCAGAACCTCACCAGTGGCAAAA GGCCGGGCGGTCCCACCTTCACCATCGGCAAGTCGGTGTGGCTGCTGTGGGCTCTGGTCTTCAACAATTCCGTGCCCATCGAGAACCCCAAGGGCACCACCAGCAAGATCATGGTGCTCATCTGGGCCTTCTTCGCCGTCATCTTCCTCGCCAGCTACACCGCCAACCTGGCGGCCTTTATGATCCAGGAGCAGTACATCGACACCGTGTCAGGGCTGAGCGACAGGAAG TTCCAGAGGCCACAGGAGCAATACCCCCCGTTCCGCTTCGGCACCGTCCCCAACGGCAGCACCGAGAGGAACATCCGCAGCAACTACCCCGACATGCACACCCACATGGTGAAGTACAACCAGCGCTCTGTGGAGGATGCCCTCACCAGCCTCAAGATGGG GAAGCTGGATGCCTTCATCTACGATGCGGCGGTGCTCAACTACATGGCGGGCAAAGACGAGGGCTGCAAGCTGGTGACCATTGGCAGCGGGAAGGTGTTTGCCACCACGGGCTACGGCATCGCCCTGCAGAAGGACTCACGCTGGAAGCGGGCCATTGACCTGGCCCTGCTGCAATTCCTGGGAGATG GTGAGACCCAAAAGCTGGAGACGGTGTGGCTGTCGGGGATCTGTCAGAACGAGAAGAACGAAGTGATGAGCAGCAAGCTGGATATTGACAACATGGCTGGAGTCTTCTACATGCTGCTGGTGGCCATGGGGCTCAGCCTGCTGGTCTTCGCCTGGGAGCACCTCGTCTACTGGAAGCTGCGGCACAGCGTTCCCAAGTCCCACAAGTTCGACTTCCTCCTGGCCATCAGCAGG GGCATTTACAGCTGCTTCAGCGGGGTGCAGACCCTGGGCAGCCCCGGGCGGGCGCCCACGCCCGACGTGACGGCGAGCTCAGCCCAAGCCAACGTGCTGAAGATGCTGCAGGCGGCCAAGGACATGGTGTCGACGGCCAGCGTGGGCGGCTCGCTGGAGCACGCCACGCGAACCATCGAGGACTGGAGCAGCCGCAGCGAGCACCTCCAGACCACCTTCTCGCTCAGGACGCCGCAGCTCGTGGTGCAGAACAGCACCGGCACGCATCGGGGTCCCTCCTGCGGGCCCCCGCACCCCGAGAGGCTGCACAGAGTCTACGTGCCCAAAGGGCCGCCCCGGGGGCTGCCTCTGCCCATCCCCGTGGACTCCCGGGAGGAGAGATGGAGAGGGCCGAGCGAGCGCACCGCCCGCGTCCTTCACCCCGTGAAGCTTCAGGGCGGCGGTGCGGCGGACAGAGCCCTCCCGGGGCCCTTCCCACACCTCCCGGCGAAGGCGGCGCCGGACGGGGATTTCGAGGAGCACGCGCTGATGGGGAACCATATCGGCGCTCCGACGCCTCCCGGGAAGCTCCCTCCGCCGGACATCTACCGGGAGCACAGGCGGGCGGACCGGCCGCCCACCGCCCCGCTGCTCTGTGGCGACGGGGCGGGGACGGCGTCTCGTCCGCTCCCGGCGTCGGAGGCGAGAAGGGAGGCGGGGAACGCGTCCCTTCCCCTCGCCTGCGCCCGCGGCTCCTTCCCCAAAGCCGCCAGGACTTGCAGAGCCGCGGCAGAGCGGGAGCAGCCGAGCCGGCGGGCGAGCGCGGACCGAGCGTCGCGGGAGCGGGGAGAGAAGCGTCgcggtgcggggctgcggcggtgcggggcgcgCCCACCCGCTGCCCGCGGCGACGTCCCCGACCTCTTCCCCGAAGCCGAGGCCGCCCACGGCTGCGGTCCGCGCTGCCCCGAGGCCGCCGGGCGGctggccgggccgggccgggcgccgCGCTCCCCTCTGGCCCGGCTGCCGTCCTACCGAGAAGCGTGCCGGCAGAAGCCCCGCGGCACCGCGTGCGCGCCCTACGCCTGCGCGGACTCCTTCGCCCACCCGCCCCTCTGCCTGGGCCGTTCGTCCCGCGAGCACCCCGAGGTGCCGGGGGGCAGCCGGGGGCCGGGGCGCTGGGACGGAGCCCACAGAGActgggggcggcggggggagcCGGGCTGGCCGCGCGCGGTGGGCGCGGAGTGGTTGGCGGCCCGCGGGGTGACGAGTCCCTGTGCCGGCGGGTCCTGGCGGCGGGTCTCCAGCCTGGAGTCCGAGGTTTGA
- the GRIN2C gene encoding glutamate receptor ionotropic, NMDA 2C isoform X3, giving the protein MWHWETAPCTPKGAELEGTGLRSSPPHIQPPREESPPFAGVTQCWGGAWGSVPKWMGVKGCVHPRRDTAVDMGRAPAHTLLLSLVLGCSAAFTDVLLPGPAEPVVNVAVVFGGTSYPLHIRSRLSPQSFLDMPLEIHPITVVVNNTNPSTLLTHICDVLASHKIHGIVFEDNVGTEAVAQILDFISSQTQVPIISISGGSAVVLSPKEPSSAFLQLGVSIEQQIQVIFKVLEEYDWSSFAVITSLYPGYNIFLELIRSFTDASYFGWELQDVLTFEMSQERSSSRTQRLLRQLDAQVLLVYCSRDEAEFLFEMAGQAGLVGPGYIWIVPSLTVGNMELPPTSFPVGLISVVTESWKLSLRQKVRDGVAIIAMGAASFFRAHGFLPDVGRDCRAPAAAANASFYRHLLNVTWEHRDFSFNEGGYLVRPTMVVISLNQHRLWEMVGKWEHGIIHMKYPVWPRYGSFLQPVVDNRHLTVATLEERPFVIVENTDPSTGVCVRNTVPCRKQTNASASDGLADPYTKLCCKGFCIDILKKLAKTVKFSYDLYLVTNGKHGKIVRGVWNGMIGEVYYKRADMAIGSLTINEERSEIVDFSVPFVETGISVMVARSNGTVSPSAFLEPYSPAVWVMMFVMCLTVVAVTVFVFEYFSPVGYNQNLTSGKRPGGPTFTIGKSVWLLWALVFNNSVPIENPKGTTSKIMVLIWAFFAVIFLASYTANLAAFMIQEQYIDTVSGLSDRKFQRPQEQYPPFRFGTVPNGSTERNIRSNYPDMHTHMVKYNQRSVEDALTSLKMGKLDAFIYDAAVLNYMAGKDEGCKLVTIGSGKVFATTGYGIALQKDSRWKRAIDLALLQFLGDGETQKLETVWLSGICQNEKNEVMSSKLDIDNMAGVFYMLLVAMGLSLLVFAWEHLVYWKLRHSVPKSHKFDFLLAISRGIYSCFSGVQTLGSPGRAPTPDVTASSAQANVLKMLQAAKDMVSTASVGGSLEHATRTIEDWSSRSEHLQTTFSLRTPQLVVQNSTGTHRGPSCGPPHPERLHRVYVPKGPPRGLPLPIPVDSREERWRGPSERTARVLHPVKLQGGGAADRALPGPFPHLPAKAAPDGDFEEHALMGNHIGAPTPPGKLPPPDIYREHRRADRPPTAPLLCGDGAGTASRPLPASEARREAGNASLPLACARGSFPKAARTCRAAAEREQPSRRASADRASRERGEKRRGAGLRRCGARPPAARGDVPDLFPEAEAAHGCGPRCPEAAGRLAGPGRAPRSPLARLPSYREACRQKPRGTACAPYACADSFAHPPLCLGRSSREHPEVPGGSRGPGRWDGAHRDWGRRGEPGWPRAVGAEWLAARGVTSPCAGGSWRRVSSLESEV; this is encoded by the exons ATGTGGCACTGGGAGACAGCACCCTGTACTCCCAAAGGGGCTGAGCTGGAGGGCACAGGCCTACGGTcatccccaccccacatccaGCCTCCAAGGGAGGAGAGTCCCCCTTTCGCTGGGGTCACCCAGTGCTGGGGTGGTGCGTGGGGCAGTGTCCCCAAATGGATGGGTGTGAAGGGCTGTGTCCATCCTCGCAGGGACACGGCGGTGGACATGGGCAGAGCGCCGGCGCACACTCTGCTGCTGTCGTTGGTGCTGGGCTGCTCGGCTGCCTTCACCGATGTGCTGCTGCCCGGCCCTGCAGAGCCAGTGGTCAACGTGGCCGTGGTGTTTGGGGGCACGTCCTACCCGCTGCACATCCGCTCCCGCCTGAGTCCCCAGAGCTTCCTGGACATGCCCCTGGAGATCCACCCCATCACCGTTGTTGTCAACAACACCAACCCCAGCACCCTCCTCACCCACATCTGCGACGTGCTGGCCAGCCACAAGATCCACGGCATTGTCTTCGAGGACAACGTTGGCACGGAAGCAGTGGCCCAGATCCTTGACTTCATCTCCTCTCAGACCCAGGTCCCCATCATCAGCATCAGCGGGGGCTCTGCGGTGGTCCTCAGCCCCAAG GAGCCCAGCtcagccttcctgcagctgggcGTCTCCATTGAGCAGCAGATCCAGGTGATCTTCAAGGTGCTGGAGGAATACGACTGGAGCTCCTTTGCCGTCATCACCAGCCTCTACCCGGGCTACAACATCTTCCTGGAGCTCATTCGCTCCTTCACTGATGCCAGCTACTtcggctgggagctgcaggacgTGCTCACCTTCGAGATGAGCCAGGAGCGGAGCAGCTCCAGGACGCAGCGGCTCCTGCGGCAGCTTGATGCCCAGGTGCTCCTGGTCTACTGCTCACGGGACGAGGCTGAGTTCCTCTTTGAGATGGCTGGACAAGCCGGGCTGGTGGGGCCGGGCTACATCTGGATCGTGCCCAGCCTCACGGTGGGCAACATGGAGCTGCCGCCCACCTCCTTCCCCGTCGGCCTCATCAGCGTGGTGACAGAGAGCTGGAAGCTGAGTCTGCGGCAGAAGGTGCGGGACGGGGTGGCCATCATTGCCAtgggggcagccagcttctTCCGAGCCCACGGCTTCCTCCCGGATGTGGGACGGGACTGTCGGGCGCCCGCTGCTGCTGCCAACGCCAGCTTCTACCG GCACCTCCTCAACGTGACGTGGGAGCACAGGGACTTCTCCTTCAACGAGGGCGGTTACCTGGTCAGGCCCACCATGGTGGTGATCTCGCTCAACCAACACCGGCTCTGGGAGATG GTGGGGAAGTGGGAGCACGGCATCATCCACATGAAGTACCCGGTGTGGCCCCGCTACggctccttcctgcagcccgTGGTGGACAACCGGCACCTGACGGTGGCCACGCTGGAGGAGCGGCCCTTCGTCATCGTGGAGAACACCGACCCCAGCACCGGCGTCTGCGTGCGCAACACCGTGCCCTGCCGCAAACAGACCAATGCCTCGGCCAG TGATGGCCTCGCAGACCCCTACACCAAGCTGTGCTGCAAAGGCTTCTGCATCGACATCCTGAAGAAGTTGGCCAAGACGGTGAAGTTCTCCTACGACCTCTACCTGGTGACCAATGGCAAGCACGGCAAGATCGTGCGCGGGGTGTGGAACGGCATGATTGGTGAG GTGTATTACAAGCGTGCAGACATGGCCATCGGATCCCTCACCATCAATGAGGAGCGCTCCGAGATCGTGGACTTCTCTGTGCCCTTCGTGGAGACTGGAATCAGTGTGATGGTGGCCAGGAGCAACGGCACTGTCTCACCCTCTGCCTTCCTGG AGCCCTACAGCCCAGCCGTGTGGGTGATGATGTTTGTGATGTGTCTGACCGTGGTGGCCGTCACTGTCTTTGTGTTCGAGTATTTCAGCCCTGTTGGTTACAACCAGAACCTCACCAGTGGCAAAA GGCCGGGCGGTCCCACCTTCACCATCGGCAAGTCGGTGTGGCTGCTGTGGGCTCTGGTCTTCAACAATTCCGTGCCCATCGAGAACCCCAAGGGCACCACCAGCAAGATCATGGTGCTCATCTGGGCCTTCTTCGCCGTCATCTTCCTCGCCAGCTACACCGCCAACCTGGCGGCCTTTATGATCCAGGAGCAGTACATCGACACCGTGTCAGGGCTGAGCGACAGGAAG TTCCAGAGGCCACAGGAGCAATACCCCCCGTTCCGCTTCGGCACCGTCCCCAACGGCAGCACCGAGAGGAACATCCGCAGCAACTACCCCGACATGCACACCCACATGGTGAAGTACAACCAGCGCTCTGTGGAGGATGCCCTCACCAGCCTCAAGATGGG GAAGCTGGATGCCTTCATCTACGATGCGGCGGTGCTCAACTACATGGCGGGCAAAGACGAGGGCTGCAAGCTGGTGACCATTGGCAGCGGGAAGGTGTTTGCCACCACGGGCTACGGCATCGCCCTGCAGAAGGACTCACGCTGGAAGCGGGCCATTGACCTGGCCCTGCTGCAATTCCTGGGAGATG GTGAGACCCAAAAGCTGGAGACGGTGTGGCTGTCGGGGATCTGTCAGAACGAGAAGAACGAAGTGATGAGCAGCAAGCTGGATATTGACAACATGGCTGGAGTCTTCTACATGCTGCTGGTGGCCATGGGGCTCAGCCTGCTGGTCTTCGCCTGGGAGCACCTCGTCTACTGGAAGCTGCGGCACAGCGTTCCCAAGTCCCACAAGTTCGACTTCCTCCTGGCCATCAGCAGG GGCATTTACAGCTGCTTCAGCGGGGTGCAGACCCTGGGCAGCCCCGGGCGGGCGCCCACGCCCGACGTGACGGCGAGCTCAGCCCAAGCCAACGTGCTGAAGATGCTGCAGGCGGCCAAGGACATGGTGTCGACGGCCAGCGTGGGCGGCTCGCTGGAGCACGCCACGCGAACCATCGAGGACTGGAGCAGCCGCAGCGAGCACCTCCAGACCACCTTCTCGCTCAGGACGCCGCAGCTCGTGGTGCAGAACAGCACCGGCACGCATCGGGGTCCCTCCTGCGGGCCCCCGCACCCCGAGAGGCTGCACAGAGTCTACGTGCCCAAAGGGCCGCCCCGGGGGCTGCCTCTGCCCATCCCCGTGGACTCCCGGGAGGAGAGATGGAGAGGGCCGAGCGAGCGCACCGCCCGCGTCCTTCACCCCGTGAAGCTTCAGGGCGGCGGTGCGGCGGACAGAGCCCTCCCGGGGCCCTTCCCACACCTCCCGGCGAAGGCGGCGCCGGACGGGGATTTCGAGGAGCACGCGCTGATGGGGAACCATATCGGCGCTCCGACGCCTCCCGGGAAGCTCCCTCCGCCGGACATCTACCGGGAGCACAGGCGGGCGGACCGGCCGCCCACCGCCCCGCTGCTCTGTGGCGACGGGGCGGGGACGGCGTCTCGTCCGCTCCCGGCGTCGGAGGCGAGAAGGGAGGCGGGGAACGCGTCCCTTCCCCTCGCCTGCGCCCGCGGCTCCTTCCCCAAAGCCGCCAGGACTTGCAGAGCCGCGGCAGAGCGGGAGCAGCCGAGCCGGCGGGCGAGCGCGGACCGAGCGTCGCGGGAGCGGGGAGAGAAGCGTCgcggtgcggggctgcggcggtgcggggcgcgCCCACCCGCTGCCCGCGGCGACGTCCCCGACCTCTTCCCCGAAGCCGAGGCCGCCCACGGCTGCGGTCCGCGCTGCCCCGAGGCCGCCGGGCGGctggccgggccgggccgggcgccgCGCTCCCCTCTGGCCCGGCTGCCGTCCTACCGAGAAGCGTGCCGGCAGAAGCCCCGCGGCACCGCGTGCGCGCCCTACGCCTGCGCGGACTCCTTCGCCCACCCGCCCCTCTGCCTGGGCCGTTCGTCCCGCGAGCACCCCGAGGTGCCGGGGGGCAGCCGGGGGCCGGGGCGCTGGGACGGAGCCCACAGAGActgggggcggcggggggagcCGGGCTGGCCGCGCGCGGTGGGCGCGGAGTGGTTGGCGGCCCGCGGGGTGACGAGTCCCTGTGCCGGCGGGTCCTGGCGGCGGGTCTCCAGCCTGGAGTCCGAGGTTTGA